CTTTATAAGATGGTTTATATTTTTCAAGTACCGCTTTCTATAAAATATACACTTCGAATATAGTTCGTGAGCGCGCCAGATATTGGTAGGCAAACGATTCTTCGGCCAACAGTGACAATGCTTGCGATGGTAAGGAgttttacaattaaaattagaaCAAATACACTTTGTTAGCCATTTTACAATGGCTTTGGGTGGTGACATTATAAGAGGTGGGGATAAAGTTGTTGAGAAGATTACCCGGACGGAGTCCCGACTAGAGTTTCGCCTCTATAAGAGACCTCTGTTTGAATCCTCCATTTGATTAGATATTGTTGTACATAAATTTATCTGCacacgaaaataattttttttagattataTCATGATTTGACTGACAAATGGAATAATTTCTTACTTTATTTCTCGTTTTGTATATCGATGAACCTTAAGTTTGTATTCATAAATTCCCGCCATGTCAGATGCAACGTAGGTGGAGCTGTTTTATTGGAGCGTTTTCGTGGCGCGAGAAACATGTGTGGTCGAGCAGCTTGGTGAGTAATTATGTCACGTAATTTCAGTAACTAAGTAATGACACGCGAACTTTACAAGCGGCAATGAAAATTTGACAATCATTTTATAGTTCTCTGGATCCGGATAATGTGGGCCGAGCTTGTGACTATAAGGATGGCACCGGCAAACGACGTGTCACAGCCTGGACCAAAAGTGACGTCGAATACGTACCATCGTATAATATCGGACCGAAGGACGTTTTGCCGTGTCTCGTCGCAGGATCACATTTCGGACAAAAAGACGAAATGGTACTTTGCGCTATGATGTGGAGCATGATTCCGCCCTGGCACGAGGTCAGTGTATACAAACAAGGTTAGGCTAAACGCATGCTCGGTGGGGGCGCGCTCACGTGGTTTCGTTTAAACCGCAAACAAACGCATTGACGCAAAAAGCGTTCGACAGATGTAAACACATAGAACGGTTATCATATCGCAACACGAGATAACAATGCGTTATAGCCTGTCTTTTTATAATTCTTGTTAATTTGTAAACAAGAAAGATATTTTAATCGTTGCATGTAAATTTGTCAGGGTGATTACAGGAAGAATTCCTTATCAACGCATAATGCTCGCCTAGAGAACCTTCACAATTCTAAATTGTATGCACCGTCGCTCAGTCGAGGACAAAGATGCATTGTAGTTTGTGAAGGTTATTATGAATGGAAAGGAGAAAAGACAAAGAACAAGCCTAAGCAACCATACTACATTTATGCTGCTCAGAGAGACAGAATTAAAGTAGATGATCCTGCAACATGGAAGGACCAGTGGTCAGAGATAGATGGTTGGGAGGGAGTCAATGTTTTGAAAATGGCAGGAATATTTGGTAAATTCAAAACTGGAGAGGTAGATGTTGCTTCCTAAAATTATTTGGTTCGCATGCCCTGATATAGAAATTGACAATATTGTGTTTTAGggtaaaataatatacagttGTACAATAGTTACAACAGAGTCTAATGATGTCTTTTCATGGTTACACCATCGTATACCTGTGTTTTTAAAAACAGAAGATGATATGCGTGTAAGCAATTGAGTCAGTTACCATGAATAGGATATGTCTGTATTTTAAGAGACTTTTTTTAGAGTAAACAGTATTCCTGCATGGAGATTAATTACACAAAACATTTCTACAATCTATTTGATGTTTTCAGGTTTGGTTAAACGAGGAGCTATCATTAGCCGAAGCTACTGACAAATTACGCAAATTAACAATATCAGAAGGTGACTTAAGTTGGCATACAGTATCAACTCTTGTAAACAAtgtgacaaataaaaataaagattgtAGAAAAGAGATAAAGGTTgggtatgtatatatttttataatactgtGCAATTAATGTTTCACTGATGGAATTATAAACTGTTAATCCTGTGAAGTGACATACCAGACTATTGATTTACTAATTCTATTACGCacagagaagagaaaaaaagtaACCCTAACACATTTATGGCTTCGTGGCTGAGGAAGGGGACTGCAGAGTCAGCTAAAAGAAAAAACACGAATACCGATGTTGACCATAGCAGTGAAAATACAGAAAAAAACGTTGAAAGGTCTTCGAAAATGATGAAAAACTAATTCTCACACCTTCACAAGAAAACGTAAATGTCGATGTATTAATAATtgcatatttaaattattacatatttttataaaattatacgCTGTAGCAGTAGCTTTATAGTGTAACCATCAGTATTATAATAAAAGCGTACGCGTTTGTGATCTCCCATACACCTTATGA
This window of the Halictus rubicundus isolate RS-2024b chromosome 9, iyHalRubi1_principal, whole genome shotgun sequence genome carries:
- the LOC143357277 gene encoding abasic site processing protein HMCES-like, translated to MNLKFVFINSRHVRCNVGGAVLLERFRGARNMCGRAACSLDPDNVGRACDYKDGTGKRRVTAWTKSDVEYVPSYNIGPKDVLPCLVAGSHFGQKDEMVLCAMMWSMIPPWHEGDYRKNSLSTHNARLENLHNSKLYAPSLSRGQRCIVVCEGYYEWKGEKTKNKPKQPYYIYAAQRDRIKVDDPATWKDQWSEIDGWEGVNVLKMAGIFGKFKTGEGKIIYSCTIVTTESNDVFSWLHHRIPVFLKTEDDMRVWLNEELSLAEATDKLRKLTISEGDLSWHTVSTLVNNVTNKNKDCRKEIKVGEEKKSNPNTFMASWLRKGTAESAKRKNTNTDVDHSSENTEKNVERSSKMMKN